GAACGCCTGCGTCACGAAGGCGTTCACGTCCTGCTCGAACGGCAGCTCGACGCGGATGCCCACGGACTGCTGTTGGGTTCCCTCCGGGTCGGCGAGTTTCACGCCCTCGTTCGCGGCCTGCATCAGTCCGGGACCGCCGCCGGTCACGATGTCGCACCCGAGGCGCGTGAGTTCGGCCGCGGTGTCCCGAACGGCCGCGTACACCCAGTGGTTCGGGTCGACGCGGGCCGAACCGAAGATCGTCACCCGGTAGCGGTCGCGCTTCGTGGGGCGCAGCCGCGTCAGGTCGTTGACCGCGTCCCACAGCCCGAACACGGTCTTGGTCAGAATGTCGAGCGCTGACCGCTCGTCCGAGAGCGGGACGATGGGTTCGCCGGCGGA
The Gemmata palustris DNA segment above includes these coding regions:
- a CDS encoding LOG family protein, with amino-acid sequence MSARPPSAGEPIVPLSDERSALDILTKTVFGLWDAVNDLTRLRPTKRDRYRVTIFGSARVDPNHWVYAAVRDTAAELTRLGCDIVTGGGPGLMQAANEGVKLADPEGTQQQSVGIRVELPFEQDVNAFVTQAFEHKTFFTRLHHFVLVSDAFIVTPGGIGTVLETLMVWQLLQVRHLHDTPLILAGHFWDGLIDWARAAMLKPDTPLISPGDLNIPQILPDGPSIVRAVREHHARWKDKQG